One Malus domestica chromosome 11, GDT2T_hap1 genomic region harbors:
- the LOC103453398 gene encoding putative germin-like protein 9-2 translates to MAALKFFSLVISSIAFVQMAMAGDPDIITDFIAPPNGTVDGNFFTYTAFRALVGGGPPTAFKILKATMAEFPALNGQSVSYAVLEFPSNSTNPPHTHPRAAELLFLIDGTLEVGFVDTKNKLFTQTLQVGDLFVFPKGLAHFQYNADPQFPALAVSAFGSANAGTVSIPNTLFATGVDDNVLAISFKTDVATIQKLKAGLAPKP, encoded by the coding sequence ATGGCAGCTCTCAAATTCTTTTCACTAGTAATTTCTTCAATCGCATTTGTCCAAATGGCCATGGCCGGAGACCCGGACATTATTACCGACTTCATTGCTCCTCCAAACGGAACAGTAGATGGCAACTTCTTCACATACACCGCATTTCGCGCTCTTGTTGGGGGCGGCCCTCCCACGGCTTTCAAGATATTAAAGGCAACCATGGCTGAGTTCCCTGCTCTCAATGGCCAGAGTGTTTCATACGCCGTCCTCGAATTCCCATCTAATAGTACCAATCCACCACACACTCATCCTCGCGCCGCTGAACTCCTTTTCCTTATTGACGGTACCCTCGAAGTCGGTTTTGTTGACACCAAAAACAAACTCTTTACACAGACCCTTCAAGTAGGTGATCTTTTTGTATTTCCCAAGGGACTAGCACACTTTCAGTACAATGCTGATCCACAATTCCCAGCTCTGGCAGTGTCTGCCTTTGGAAGTGCAAATGCAGGAACTGTATCAATACCTAACACCTTATTTGCCACCGGCGTTGATGACAATGTCTTGGCTATCTCCTTCAAGACGGATGTTGCCACCATTCAAAAGCTCAAGGCTGGACTTGCACCCAAGCCATGA